The nucleotide sequence GGAGATTCCCGTCTTTTCCTGATGGCTGCGCTGGTCATTGCCGACGAATTGATGGAGGCCCGGGACCGCATTCCGGCCGGGTCCGGGGAGCGTAACGGACAGGTTGCGAACCTTGCAGAACGGCTCGCGGCGGCTGCGGCTGAAATTGAGGATATTGCAGCGCGGCTTGAGAAGCCCTAAGTATAGAGACGGCGGGTACTGCCCGGCGCGTCAGAGCACGATCAATCCCTGGGGCGATAATCATCTCGATCCGGGGGCTGTCCCTGGCTGGAACCCTGGTTCCGGACATATGGCTCCCACCTGGCACTTTGGCGCCAGAGGATGACAAGACTCAACGGCCCATGGTGGTCCCGCCACTCACCATTTTTATTCAGTGTGATCCCCGCCGTGGCGGGGGCTCACAAGCTTCCCGAGAGATCCCGTGACAGCAGAGACAAAGGCGCGCCTGCGCAGTGACATGAAAGCGCGGCGTGTAGCCTTGAGTCGGAAAGACAACGCAGCCGATGAGGCGGCGCGACATATGCTGTTCGCGTTGGGGGCGGCGGAGGTTCTGTCCGGGGCCTGCGTTGCCGTTTATTGGCCGCTTGGCGATGAGCTCAGCACGTTTCCCCTGATTGATCTGTTGGAGATCGAAGGGTTCAGCCTTGCCCTGCCGGTGGTGACAGCTCGCGATGCGCCGCTTGAATTCCGGGCCTGGGTGCCTGGCGAATCCCTTGTGGAGGGCCATCATGGCGTCAGGGTGCCGCCCGATGGCGCTGCCGTGGTGCGGCCCGACGTGATCGTGACGCCTTTGCTTGCCTTTGACGATCTTTGTATGCGGCTTGGCTATGGCGGCGGATATTACGACCGCACGCTTGTGCAGTTGCGCGGCGATGGCGGGGCGCGGATCCGCGCCTATGGCTTTGCCTATGACGAGCAGCATGTGAGCCAGGTGCCGGTTACGGAGGAAGACGCTCATCTTGATGGCGTGGTCACCGACAAGGCGATGTATTGGCGCGGAAAGGACGTGGCGTGAAGGTTCTGTTTCTCGGGGATGTGGTCGGCCGGTCGGGACGGTCTGCGGTTCAGGACCATCTGCCGGATCTGCGGGCCCGGCTCGGGATCGATTTCGTGGTCGCAAACGGCGAAAACGCCGCCTCGGGCTTCGGGCTCACCACGAAAACCGCTGAGGAACTGTTCGCCGCCGGGGTTGATGTGATCACCAGCGGCAACCATGCCTGGGACCAGCGCGAGATCATTCCGGCCATGAATGTCGATGACCGTCTGTTGCGCCCGCTCAATTTTCCAGTCGGCACGCCGGGCCGGGGTGTCGGGGTCTATGAAGACCGGCAGGGACGGCGCATTGTCGTGATCAATGTCATGGGGCGGATTTTCATGGACCCGCTGGATGATCCCTTTGCCGCAGTCGAAGGGGTTCTGAGCAAGCTCGGGCTTGGGGCCTCGGTCAATTTCCTCATGGTGGATGTGCATGGTGAGGCGACCAGCGAAAAAATGGCCATGGGGCATTTTTGCGATGGCCGGGCCTCCCTTGTGGTCGGAACGCACAGCCATGTGCCGACGGCGGACGCCCAGATTCTGCCGGGTGGCACGGCTTATCAGACCGATGCCGGCATGTGCGGTGATTATAATTCCGTGATCGGCATGGATAAGGCTGAGCCTTTGCAACGCTTTACCCGCAAGATCCCAAGTGGGCGCTTTACGCCGGCCATGGGTGAGGGCACGCTCTGTGGAGTGTTTGTCGAGACCGATGATGCGACTGGGCTCGCCCGTCGGGTTCACCCGGTGCGACTTGGCGCGCGGCTCCATCCAACGTTTCCGGAATTTTGACGACACTGGAATTCTTTCTCGGCATAGGCTAGAGAAAACGCCAACATATCCTTAATCATTTCAGATCAATGGAGTGAGGTCATGGCTGGTCATTCCCAGTTTAAAAACATCATGTACCGCAAGGGGGCGCAGGATAAGAAGCGCTCCATGCTGTTCGCGAAGCTTGCTCGCGAAGTCACGGTGGCCGCGAAGTCCGGGTTGCCGGACCCGAACGCGAACGCGCGGCTGCGGGTGGCGGTCGACAACGCCCGCGCCCAGAATATGCCCAAGGACAATATCGACCGTGCCATTAAAAAGGCCATGGGCGGCGAAGGCGAGAACTATGAAAGCGTCCGTTATGAGGGCTTTGGTCCGGGCGGCGTGTCGTTGATCGTCGACAGCCTGACCGACAATCGCAACCGCACGGCGGGCGAAGTGCGCTCGGCCTTTTCGAAAAGCGGCGGCAATATGGGCGAAGTGGGCTCGGTGTCCTATCAGTTCGACCATGTGGGGGAAATCCTGTTCCCGCTCGCGGTCGCAAACTCGGATGCTATGTTCGAAGCGGCGCTTGAAGCCGGTGCCAATGACGTGGTGTCGGACGAAGAGTCCCATGTGATCTATTGCAGCATGGAAGACCTCAATCTGGTGCGCGAAGCCTTGGTCGGCAAATTCGGTCAGGCGACGTCGGTCAAGATCATCTGGAAGCCGCAGACCCTGATCACGGTCGATGAGGATCAGGCGAAGTCGCTGATGAAGCTGCTCGATGCCCTCGACGATAGCGACGACGTCCAGAACGTGTTCGGCAATTACGATGTGCCGGACGACATCTTGGCCAAGCTTGGGTAATTGCCTGTTACTCCCATACTGACTGTCATTCCCGCTTTCGCGGGGATGACACGAAAAATTGGGTTGTCGGGAAGCTGCATTAGGCAATATTCCGAACTTGAATAACAGTAGGGGACAGAAGCCAGCATGAGCAATCGCCGCCGTATCCTCGGCCTTGATCCCGGACTTCGGAAAACCGGCTGGGGGATTATCGATGTCGAGGGGACGCGGCTGACCCATGTGGCCAATGGCACCGTGCAATCGGAGCCGGACGCGGATTTGAGCGTGCGGCTCCGGCAGTTGTATGACGGCTTGGTGCAGGTGATCCAGGACTGGGAGCCGGTGGCGGCCGCGGTCGAGGAAACCTTCGTCAACAAGAACCCGGTTTCAACCCTGAAGCTCGGCCAGGCGCGCGGCGTGGTGATGCTGGTTCCGGCGCTCCATGGCTTGCCGGTGGCGGAATATGCCCCCAATCACATCAAGAAAGCAGTGGTCGGTGCAGGCCATGCGGCCAAGGATCAGATTCATGCCATGGTGCGGGTTTTGCTGCCGGGGGTGAAAATCACCGGGGCCGATGCCGCCGATGCCCTTGCGGTTGCCATCTGTCATGCGCATCATGGCGGTCGACTTGAGGATGTTGCGCGGCGGATCGGGGTTAAATTGTGATTGCGAAACTTAAAGGGATCGTCGACAGCACGGGAGAAGACTGGGTCATTCTCGATGTGAACGGGGTCGGCTATCTGGTCTTTTGCTCGGGCCGCACTCTGGCCCGGTTGCCGGGGGCGGGCGGGGCGGCGAGCCTCGTCATCGTCACACATGTGCGCGAGGATCATATCCATCTCTATGGGTTCCTGAATGCGGCGGAACGCGACTGGTTCGGGTTGTTGCAGACGGTGCAGGGGATCGGCGCCCGGGTGGCGCTTGGGATTCTGTCGGTTCTGGCTCCGGATGAGCTGGCGCAGGCCATTGCGGCGCAGGATAAGACGGCGGTGGCCCGAGCCAATGGCGTTGGTCGCAAGCTGGCCGAACGTGTGGTCAATGAATTGAAGGACAAGGTCGGCGCGCTTGCGGTCGCGAGCGGGCTTACGCTGCCGCAGGCGGCGACGGCGGACAGCGGCGGCAATCGTGAGGTTGCCGATGCGGTCTCGGCTCTGACCAATCTCGGGTATCGTCCGGCGGACGCCTTTGCCGCCGTGGCGCGGGCGGCCAAGGATATGGACGCGGGGGCTGGGTTGCAGGCGCTGATCAAGGCCGGGCTTAAGGAGCTTGCGCCATGAGCGAGGACAGACTGATCGCGGCCAAACGTCAGGATGAGGATGCCGATAATTCCATCCGCCCGGCGCGGCTTGATGATTTCATCGGCCAGAAACAGGCGCGGGAAAATCTGCGGGTGTTCATCAGTGCGGCGCGCCAGCGGGGCGAGGCGCTGGACCATGTGCTGTTTTACGGTCCGCCCGGATTGGGCAAGACCACCTTGGCGCAGATTCTGGCGCGGGAGCTTGGGGTCAATTTTCGCGCGACCTCGGGCCCGGTGATCGCGAAAGCCGGGGATCTTGCGGCGCTTCTGACCAATCTTGAGCAGAACGATATTCTGTTCATCGATGAAATCCATCGCCTCAATCCGGCGGTGGAGGAAATTCTCTATCCGGCCATGGAGGATTTTCAGCTGGATCTGATGATCGGGGAGGGGCCGTCGGCGCGTTCGGTGCGGATCGATCTGCCGCGCTTTACGCTGGTTGGGGCAACCACGCGGTCGGGCCTGATCACCAAGCCGTTGCGCGATCGCTTTGGTATTCCGACCCGGCTTGAGTTCTATACGCCGGATGAGCTTGAGGAAATCGTGCGCCGCGGTGCCCGCATCCTTGAGGTGGCCATGACTGATGATGGGGCGCGGGAAGTGGCCAACCGGGCCCGTGGCACGCCGCGCGTGGCTGGACGGTTGCTGCGCCGGGTGCGCGATTTTGCTCTTGTTGCGGGGGCGAAACAAATTGATGCGCGGGTGGCCGACGGGGCGCTGTTGCGGCTTGAGGTGGATGCGCGCGGGCTTGATGCCATGGATCACCGCTATCTGAAATGCATTGGCATTGATTACGGCGGCGGCCCGGTCGGGGTGGAGACCCTGTCGGCGGCGCTGTCGGAGCCGCGCGACGCCATCGAAGACATCATCGAGCCCTATCTGATGCAGCAGGGCTTTGTGCAGCGGACGCCGCGCGGCCGCATGCTGTCGCAGAAAGGCTATGGTCATATCGGCCTGACGCCGCCCGCAGCGGCCCGAGCCCCGCAACTGGATCTCCTGCCCGGAGATGAGGCGTGAGCGGACGTATCGAAGATAAGGTCCATCTGCTGCCGATCCGGGTCTATTATGAAGATACAGACGCTGGAGGTATTGTCTTTTATGCCAATTATCTCAAATACATGGAGCGCGGGCGGTCGGACTTTCTCCGGCTTCTCGGGGTCGATCAGCGGGCGTTGATTGCGGGAAGCGAAGATGGCCCTCTGTTCTTCGTGGTGCGCCGCGTCGAGTTGGACTATCTTCGCCCCGCAAAGTTTGACGATATGGTTGAGGTGCGTACGAAATTCCTGTCCGTGGCTGGCGCGTCCGCCGTCATGGCGCAGGAGGTCTGGCGCGGGGATGAGCTTTTGGTGCGCGGCAGCGTGACGATCGCGGCCATTGGCGACAGTGGCGCGCCAAGACGCTTTCCGCGCCCGCTCCGCCATATTTTCAACATGCTTCTATGATGGATTGCCCCGCAAGGGATTATATTTCCACCAGTTTGCAGACTTAAGAAAGTTGTGGCCTATGTCGGATGTGGTAAGCGCGACGGATCTCGGTGGAACAATGACCGATTTCTCGATCATGGCATTGTTTATGCAGGCGGATATCGTCGTCAAGGCGGTTATGATCGTGCTGCTTTTGGCCTCAGTCGGCTGTTGGGCCATCATTGTCGAAAAGCTTCGCAACCTCAGAACGGTGACGCGCAAAGCCGATATGTTCGAGGACGAGTTCTGGTCCGGGCGCTCGCTTGAGAGCCTTTATGAGCGGGTGCGCAACAATCCCGATCACCCGCTCGCCATGCTGTTCGTGGCGGCGATGCGGGAATGGCAGCGCTCGGTCGGACAGACGTCGGGTCTGGCCAAGACCATGGGCTTGCAGGACCGTATTTCAAAGGTCATGCGGGTGACCGTGACGCGGGAAATGGAACGGCTTGAAGGCTATATGAATTTTCTGGCGACCGTAGGTTCGACTGCGCCGTTTGTCGGCCTGTTCGGGACGGTCTGGGGCATCATGAACAGCTTCAAGTCCATCGCCATGAGCCATGACACCTCGCTTGCGGTGGTGGCGCCGGGTATTGCCGAGGCGCTGTTCGCCACCGCTCTTGGCCTTGTTGCGGCCATTCCGGCGGTTGTGGCTTATAATAAGATTTCGGGCGATATCGGCCGTTATGCCAATCGTCTCGATGGCTTTGCCGACGAGTTCGGCACGTTGTTGTCGCGTCAGCTTGATGAAGGGGCGCACTAATGGGTTCCCAGTTCCAGGGGCCGCGATCCGGCGGGGGCGGCTATTACCGCCGCCGCGCGCGTCCGATGAGCGACATCAACGTGACGCCGATGGTGGACGTCATGCTGGTGCTGCTTATCGTGTTCATGGTGGCGGCGCCGCTGTTGACCGTCGGGATCGACGTCAATCTGCCGAAGACCAGTGCCCGTCCCATGCAGGAGGATAGCAAGCCGCTGGCGGTCTCCATCGACGCCAAGGGCAACGTCTATATCCAGGACGAGCAGGTGGCGCTTGATGAGCTGGCCCCGCGCCTGTCGGCCATTGCTGATTCAAAGCGCGACAGCCGCATCTATGTACGTGGCGACGAAAAGACGAGTTATGGCCGCGTGGCCGAGGTGATGGGGGCGCTGAATGGCGCCGGATTCACCAAGGTCGCCCTGGTCACCTCGCCGCCGCCGCCGCAGAAGAAAAAGTAACCGTTCGTCCAGAAAGCGCCAGCGTTGCGTAAAGCGATAATCATATCGGCCGTTGGGCATCTGATCGTCATCCTGGTGGCGATGTTCGGCATTCCGCATTTCATGACCCGCGAGTTCGTCGAGCCCGCGATCGTTCCCGTCGATCTCGTGCAGGAGATCAGCGAGGATGCGAGCGCGCCGCCGCCGAAGGCCGAGCTTGACCCAAAGCAGCAGCTTGAAACCGAGCCCAGTCCGGAACTGAAGCCGGAGACGCCGGAAGAGGCGAAGCCGCAACCGAAGCCCGAGCCGCAGACTGCCGCCGAAGAGCCGCAGACGCCCGAGGACGTGGTGCCGGAAATGAAGCCCGAGCCCGAGAAAAAAGAAGAAAAGCCCAAGCCCAAGACGCCTGAAGTGACGCCGCAGCGGCGCCCCGATCAGCCGCAGAAGAAATTCGACCCGACCAAGCTTTCGGCGCTTCTCGATAAGCGGATCAAGGAAGATACGCCGGACGAAAAGACCGAAAAGAAACTGGACGTGAGCCAGATTCTGAAGCGCACCTCGCCGGTGCAAAGCGACAGCCCGTCGCGCACGCCCATGGATAAGGCGCGCATCGCGGCCAATCTTCAGGGGCTGATCCGGGCTCAGGTGGAACCCTGCTGGACAGTACCTGCCGGCGCGCGCCTGGCCGAGAACCTGCAGGTGCGTATCCGCATCTGGTTGCAGCCCAATGGGGCGCTGGCCAGGGCTCCGGAAATCGTCGATAGTGGACGCATGAATATGGCTGGCCAGGAAGGTTTCCGCGCCGCCGCCGACAGCGCCCGCCGGGCCGTGCAGCGCTGTGCGCCTTTGAAACTACCGCCGGATACCTATGATATCTGGCGCGATACCGAGCTGATTTTCGACCCCAAAGATATGCTTGGAGGGTAATACTGACATGGTTGCTGATCGCGGCGCAGACATCGCCCGTTTTAAAGTCTCATCTGTGGTTTCAGGGCTCTGCCTTGTCCTTGCCGCGTTTTTCCTGATCGCGGTTCCGGCTCCGGCCTGGGCGGTGCTCAAGGTGGATATCACCAAGGGCAATGTCGACCCGCTGCCGATCGCCATCACGGCGTTCACGGGCGTGGCGGCTGAAAAGACGCTGGAAGGTGGCACGGATGAGATCGGGCGCAATATTGCCGGGGTGATCACCAACAACCTCGCGCGGTCGGGCCTGTTTCGCACCATCGATCCGAAAGCCTTCATCAACGCCGGTGAAACGCCGGGCGGACGGCCCAATTTCGGCAACTGGCGCGGGATCGGGGCGCAGGCCCTGGTGACCGGTCAGGTGCAGTTGCAGACGGACGGCCGCTTGCGGGTCGAATTTCGCCTGTGGGACGTTTATGGCGAAAGCCAGATGACCGGTTTGCAGTATTTCTCGGCCCCGCGCACCTGGCGACAGGTGGCCCATATGGTGTCGGACGCGATCTATAAGCGTCTGACCGGGGAAGACGGCTATTTCAACACCCGCATCGTTTATATTTCCGAAAGCGGCCCCATGAACAAGCGCGAGAAGCGTTTGGCTATCATGGATCAGGACGGCTACAACCACCGCTTTCTGACCTCGGGCAAGGATCTGGTGCTGACGCCGCGATTCTCGCCGACGGCGCAGGAAATCACCTATATGGCCTATTACAATAATCGGCCGCGGGTTTACCTTTACAATATCGACACCGGGACCCAGGAACTTCTGGGCGACTATCCGGGCATGACCTTTGCCCCGCGCTTCGCACCGGACGGCAACAAGGTTATCTTCTCGATGGCGGCGAGCGGCAATACGGATATCTATGAAATGGATCTCCGCACCCGCAAATCGCGGCGTCTGACGGCCGATCCGAACATCGACACCTCGCCGAGCTATTCGCCGGACGGTCAGGAAATCGTATTCAACTCGGACCGTGGCGGCACCCAGCAGCTTTATGTGATGGATGCGAACGGCGGCAACGTGCGGCGGATCAGCTTTGGTGATGGCCGCTATGCGACGCCGGTGTGGTCGCCGCGCGGGGATTTGATCGCATTCACAAAACAGTCCAAAGGACGTTTTTACATTGGCGTCATGAGGCCTGACGGCAAAGGCGAGCGGCTGTTGACCGAAAGCTTCATGGAAGAAGGGCCGACATGGGCGCCGAACGGACGTGTGATCATATTCTACCGTAAAGATCCCTATGATCGGAACGGCAAGGGCGGGGCGACAAGTCTTTGGTCTGTAGACTTGACAGGGTATAATCTTCGCAAGATTATCACGCCGCTCGACGCCTCGGACCCGGCATGGTCGCCCTTGCTAAGGTGACAGGTCGCGCTTATAGTGTTACAGCGTTGAGAGAAATTTAGAATCAGCGATATGTCTTTAAAAGGGGATGTACGTTGAGGACTTTCCTGAACTCGTAAAATGAGAATTGATGTCTGGCTGGGGGCTTGCCCAAAAACCATTCAGTAATCAGGCTCGGACAAAAACACTTTGGAAGGAACTCCCGAAATGCTTCAGAGAAGCTTTGGTCTTAAAGTCCTCCTCGTGGGGGCAACGACTCTTCTGCTGGCCGCTTGCGCCAACACCCAGAAGAAACAGCCGACCACGCAGGAAACTGCTCCGGCTCCTATTGCGCAGCCGCAGCCTGCTCCCGCTCCGGTTGGTCCGGTTCCTGGCAGCCAGGAAGATCTGAACCAGACCGCTGGCGATCGTATTTTCTTCTCGTTCGACAAGTATGACCTTGACGATGCAGCACAGGCCACGCTGCGCAAGCAGGGTGAATGGCTGAAGAAATATCCTTCGGTCAGCGTGATCGTCGAAGGTCACTGTGACGAACGCGGCACCCGCGAGTACAACCTTGCCCTCGGCGAGCGTCGTGCGAATGCCGCTAAGAACTACCTCGTGGCACTTGGCCTTGACGCCAGCCGCCTCGAAACCGTCAGCTACGGCAAAGAGCGCCCGGCTGTCGTCGGCAACGACGAGAGCGCCTGGTCGCAAAACCGTCGCGACGTGATGGTTGTGAAATAAGCTTCACAGCTTTCGCTTGAGCTACCGGAACCCGCGTCCTGCAAAGGACGCGGGTTCTTGGTTTTAAAGGGCATCAATTGGCCCCTTGCATTTACTGAAACGGGCACGCTATAGCCATAATCTCGGGCTAGTGTCGTCAGCCGCTGTTCGGTGGATCAAGATCGGGGCCTCACTGCGGGCCAGAGTTCAGGGAGAGAGTCCATGGGGTTGTCCATATCTGTTGTGCGCGGCGCATTCCTCGCGGTCGTGGTGGCCGGGATGGTTGTCTGCATGGCCTGTCCGGCCTCGGCGCAGGATGTTGGCAAGCGGGTCGACAAGCTTGAAAAAGAACTGACGGCGGTTCAGCGCAAGGTGTTTGGCCGCGGTTATGTTCCGCCGGTGGACGAGGGCGAACCCGAAGCTCCGGTGGCGAACCCGCTGGCCGATATGGATGTGCGGGTCAATTCGATTGAAAGCCGCCTGCAGCAACTGACCGGGCAGGTGGAGGAATTGCGCCACAAGAACGATGAACTGGCGCATCGTCTTGAAAGCTTCATGTCGGATACGGAATTCCGTTTCAACAGCCTTGAGGGCAAGGGTGGCACGGGGGGCGGCACGGCCTCGGCCGGTGGCGGCATGACGGAAACTGAAGGTGGCGGTTATGGCGAGCCCGCAGCCTCTGGCGGGGCAGCGACGGCCAGCACCGGCGGGGCGCTGCCGAGCGGGACGCCGATTGAAAAATACAATTACGCCTATGCGCTGCTCAGCAAGGGCAAATATCCGGAAGCCCAAAGCGCGTTCCAGAGCTTCCTCGCCCAGAACCCGAAGGATGAGCTGGCGGGCAGTGCCAATTATTGGCTGGGTCAGACCTATTTCGTGCGCGGTCAATATGATCAGGCCGCCAAGGTCTTTCTTGAAGGCTATCAGGCCTATCCGAAAAGCGCCAAGGCGCCGGATTACCTGCTGAAGATCGGGATCTCGCTGACCAAGATCAAACAGACCCAGGATGCCTGCGCCGTGTTCGCCGAACTGAAAACCCGCTTCCCCAATTCGCCTGCTGCGAAAGATCGCATGCCGGCGGAAAAAAAGGTGGCGGGCTGTAAGTAAGCCGGACTGGTGTTCGAGCGGAACCGTGGAGTGTGGGTGTTCGCGAAAAAATAGCTTGCCGTAAGTAGTAGGCGGTCCCGGCCGTCATCGCGAGCCGCGTTAGCGGCGTGGCGATCCAGATCTTGGGCCGCGCTCCCGGGTGGTGGCGAGACTGGATTGCTTCGGCAGATGCCTCGCAATGACGGATGGGGCGTGGTTTACCCGGCTGCTTATTCGCCTGCTGCTGAAGATGGCATGCGGGTGGCGTTCCTGCGGTGGAACCGTGAAGTGCCGGTGTTTGGACTTGGCAATGAGGCGGTTGTCATCGCGAGCCGCGTTCGCGGCGTGGCGATCCAGATCTTGGGCCGCTCCGGCTGGACGGATGGGGCGTGGTTATGCCGGTTTACTTCGTGGGGCGGCTGTGGAACAAAAGTCTGATGAAACGGACAAGCGGAGTTCTACGGCATGAAGATGAGAAATCTGGGGCGCACCGGGCTTAGGGTCAGCGAGATCTGTCTGGGCAGCATGACCTGGGGGCGGCAGAATTCTGAGGCTGAGGGGCATGCACAGCTGGATTATGCCGTGGCGCAGGGGGTTAATTTCATTGATACGGCGGAAATGTATCCGGTGCCGCGGGACCCTGACTATTACGGCCGCACCGAGGAGGTTATTGGCAGCTGGCTGCAGGGGCGGGGTGATCGGGATAAGCTGATTATTGCCACCAAAGTGTCGGGGCCGCGTATGACGCCGACCATTCGCCCCGGCCAGGTGCGGCTTGATCGGGCCAACATCATGGCGGCGGTGGACGCGAGCCTTAAGCGGCTCAGGACCGATTATATCGATCTCTATCAGACCCATTGGCCGGAGCGGCCGTCGAATTTTTTTGGCACGCTTGGGGTGACCGAGCTGCGCGATCGTCCGGATATGGTGCCGATCGAGGAGACGCTTGAGGCGCTCGATGCGCTGGTCAAGGCGGGCAAGGTGCGCCATCTCGGGGTGTCGAACGAAACGTCCTGGGGACTGATGCGGCATCTCCATCATGGCGAGCGGGCTGGGCTCGCGCGGATCGAGACCATCCAGAATCCCTATAGTCTGCTCAATCGCAGTTTCGAGATCGGCTTGTCGGAAATCGCGCTGCGGGAGGAGGTCGGCTTGCTGGCTTATTCTCCCCTGGGCATGGGCGCTTTGAGTGGCAAATATCTGAATGGCGCGAAACCCGAGGGGGCGCGGTTCACGTTGTTTGCGGATTTCAATCGCTATCAGACCCCGAGCGGGATCCAGGCGATCGAGAAATATGTGGCGCTCGCCCGGAAATACGGGCTGGTGCCGGAACAGATGGCTATCGCCTTCACGCTCACGCGGCCGTTCATCGCGGCGACCATCATCGGGGCCACCAGTCTCGATCAGCTGAAGATCGACCTGAAGGCAGCGGAGGTCGAGCTTGGCGATGAGATCATGGCCGAGATCGAGGCCATCCATCGGGAGCATGTGATCCCTTGTCCCTGAGCGACGACGATTTCGCCCGGCTGATGGCGCCCCTTGGTCCGTTCGAGACCGCGCCACGGTTGGCGGTGGCGCTGTCTGGCGGGGCGGATTCTATGGCGTTGGTGCTGCTGGCGGATGCCTGGGCGCGGGCGCGTGGGGGAATGGTGCTGGCGCTGACGGTCGATCATGGGTTGCGGGCGGATTCTGCGGCGGAGGCGGCCGGGGTTGCGGCGCGCATGGCGGCGTTGGGCATTGCCCATGAGACGTTGGTCTGGAGCGGTGAAAAGCCCCGGCGCGGCGTGCAGATGCGGGCGCGGGAGGCACGCTATGAGCTGATGCTCGGGGCCTGCCGGGCGCGCGGGATTCTGCATCTGCTGGTGGGCCATCATGCCGGGGATCAGGCCGAGACGGTGGCGATCCGGGCTGAACGGGGCAGTGGGACTGCGGGGCTTCAGGGCATGACGGCGATATCGCCGCCGCCGCTGCCGGGGCCACGCTGGCCACGCCTTCTCAGGCCGTTGCTGACGGTGCCGAAGGTGGCGCTTGAGGCTTATCTCCGGGCGCGGGGGGAGGACTGGATCGAGGATCCGTCCAACCATAATCCGGCCTATGCCCGCGTGCGGGTGCGTCAGGGTATGGATGAGGTCGAAGCGGCGCGGTGGCGGGTGGCGGCGGACGCGGCGCGCGAGGCGGCGACGCTTGAGGCGCGCGATCTTGGGCCGCTTCTGGTGCGCGATGTGGTGCTGCATCCGGCGGGGTTCGCGCAATTGGCGGCACCGCCGTTTCTGGATCCTGAATTGCGTCGGGCGGCCTGGCAGGCGGTTTTGATGACGGTGGGCGGGTTGACCTATCCGCCGCGTGGGGAGGATCTTGACCGGCTGATGGCGCGGGTGACGCGGCTGGATTTTCGCGGGGCGACGCTGGGCGGTTGCCGGATCGAGACGGGTGTGGGCCGGTGGCGGGTCCTGCGCGAGGAGGCTCTGGCCGATGAGCAGACGGCGTTTCAGGACGGCATGATGTGGGACGGGCGGTTTCGTCTGAGCGGTGACGCTGAGGGGCTGGTGGTTCGACGTTTTGCGGGCGGTGACATTCCGGGGCTTCCGGCGGCGGTGCGGCGATCCCTGCCGGGGTTGTGGGATGGCGACAGATGCCTGGGGCTGCCGGTGATGGACGGGGTGGCCATTCCGGAAAATTTGCTGCGACGCGGCATTTTTGCCTGTTTTCAACCAGCTCGCGCCTTATTTTATTGAATTCAGAGCGTCTTTCTTGACGATCGGCCGCTTTTCTGCGGCTCGCTGCTTGTTTGCGGTTTGGAAAGCACCTATTTATTAGGTTGGTTTTTGCCTGGCCGCTTGGGGTCTGGCGGAGAAGGAAGCTCGACACCGTGGGAAATCTCGGACGGAACCTC is from Govania unica and encodes:
- the tolR gene encoding protein TolR; the protein is MGSQFQGPRSGGGGYYRRRARPMSDINVTPMVDVMLVLLIVFMVAAPLLTVGIDVNLPKTSARPMQEDSKPLAVSIDAKGNVYIQDEQVALDELAPRLSAIADSKRDSRIYVRGDEKTSYGRVAEVMGALNGAGFTKVALVTSPPPPQKKK
- the tolB gene encoding Tol-Pal system beta propeller repeat protein TolB encodes the protein MVADRGADIARFKVSSVVSGLCLVLAAFFLIAVPAPAWAVLKVDITKGNVDPLPIAITAFTGVAAEKTLEGGTDEIGRNIAGVITNNLARSGLFRTIDPKAFINAGETPGGRPNFGNWRGIGAQALVTGQVQLQTDGRLRVEFRLWDVYGESQMTGLQYFSAPRTWRQVAHMVSDAIYKRLTGEDGYFNTRIVYISESGPMNKREKRLAIMDQDGYNHRFLTSGKDLVLTPRFSPTAQEITYMAYYNNRPRVYLYNIDTGTQELLGDYPGMTFAPRFAPDGNKVIFSMAASGNTDIYEMDLRTRKSRRLTADPNIDTSPSYSPDGQEIVFNSDRGGTQQLYVMDANGGNVRRISFGDGRYATPVWSPRGDLIAFTKQSKGRFYIGVMRPDGKGERLLTESFMEEGPTWAPNGRVIIFYRKDPYDRNGKGGATSLWSVDLTGYNLRKIITPLDASDPAWSPLLR
- the pal gene encoding peptidoglycan-associated lipoprotein Pal produces the protein MLQRSFGLKVLLVGATTLLLAACANTQKKQPTTQETAPAPIAQPQPAPAPVGPVPGSQEDLNQTAGDRIFFSFDKYDLDDAAQATLRKQGEWLKKYPSVSVIVEGHCDERGTREYNLALGERRANAAKNYLVALGLDASRLETVSYGKERPAVVGNDESAWSQNRRDVMVVK
- the ybgF gene encoding tol-pal system protein YbgF, producing MGLSISVVRGAFLAVVVAGMVVCMACPASAQDVGKRVDKLEKELTAVQRKVFGRGYVPPVDEGEPEAPVANPLADMDVRVNSIESRLQQLTGQVEELRHKNDELAHRLESFMSDTEFRFNSLEGKGGTGGGTASAGGGMTETEGGGYGEPAASGGAATASTGGALPSGTPIEKYNYAYALLSKGKYPEAQSAFQSFLAQNPKDELAGSANYWLGQTYFVRGQYDQAAKVFLEGYQAYPKSAKAPDYLLKIGISLTKIKQTQDACAVFAELKTRFPNSPAAKDRMPAEKKVAGCK
- a CDS encoding NADP(H)-dependent aldo-keto reductase, encoding MKMRNLGRTGLRVSEICLGSMTWGRQNSEAEGHAQLDYAVAQGVNFIDTAEMYPVPRDPDYYGRTEEVIGSWLQGRGDRDKLIIATKVSGPRMTPTIRPGQVRLDRANIMAAVDASLKRLRTDYIDLYQTHWPERPSNFFGTLGVTELRDRPDMVPIEETLEALDALVKAGKVRHLGVSNETSWGLMRHLHHGERAGLARIETIQNPYSLLNRSFEIGLSEIALREEVGLLAYSPLGMGALSGKYLNGAKPEGARFTLFADFNRYQTPSGIQAIEKYVALARKYGLVPEQMAIAFTLTRPFIAATIIGATSLDQLKIDLKAAEVELGDEIMAEIEAIHREHVIPCP
- the tilS gene encoding tRNA lysidine(34) synthetase TilS produces the protein MSLSDDDFARLMAPLGPFETAPRLAVALSGGADSMALVLLADAWARARGGMVLALTVDHGLRADSAAEAAGVAARMAALGIAHETLVWSGEKPRRGVQMRAREARYELMLGACRARGILHLLVGHHAGDQAETVAIRAERGSGTAGLQGMTAISPPPLPGPRWPRLLRPLLTVPKVALEAYLRARGEDWIEDPSNHNPAYARVRVRQGMDEVEAARWRVAADAAREAATLEARDLGPLLVRDVVLHPAGFAQLAAPPFLDPELRRAAWQAVLMTVGGLTYPPRGEDLDRLMARVTRLDFRGATLGGCRIETGVGRWRVLREEALADEQTAFQDGMMWDGRFRLSGDAEGLVVRRFAGGDIPGLPAAVRRSLPGLWDGDRCLGLPVMDGVAIPENLLRRGIFACFQPARALFY